In Terriglobia bacterium, a single window of DNA contains:
- the htpX gene encoding zinc metalloprotease HtpX, with translation MGNAFKTFLLLTGLTLFLLFIGQILGGDRGMVIALVFAAVLNFVSYFFSDKIAIMSSGAKPVTREQLPRIYEIVERLCAKTGLPMPKLYVIPTQSPNAFATGRNPQHASVAVTQGILQILNDDEMEGVLAHELGHVRNRDILISSVAATIAGAITMLARMAFWFGGGDDERRGSPIAAIAMMILAPFAAMLIQLAISRSREYGADETGAHFTGNPHALASALQKLEQWSQRVPMAASPSTAHLYIIKPLLGMNFGNLFSTHPPTSERIARLTGMEAGQAFKY, from the coding sequence ATGGGCAATGCCTTCAAGACATTCTTGCTTCTAACCGGCCTGACTCTGTTCCTGCTGTTCATCGGACAGATCCTCGGCGGAGACCGCGGCATGGTCATCGCGCTCGTCTTCGCGGCCGTGCTTAACTTCGTCTCTTATTTCTTCTCCGACAAGATCGCGATCATGAGTTCCGGCGCGAAGCCTGTCACGCGCGAACAACTCCCGCGCATCTACGAGATCGTCGAGCGCCTCTGCGCCAAGACCGGCCTGCCGATGCCGAAGCTCTACGTCATTCCGACGCAGTCGCCGAACGCATTCGCCACAGGTCGCAACCCGCAGCACGCTTCTGTCGCCGTCACCCAGGGAATCCTTCAAATCCTGAATGACGACGAGATGGAAGGCGTTCTCGCTCACGAGCTCGGACACGTGCGCAACCGCGACATCCTCATCAGTTCAGTCGCGGCCACCATCGCCGGAGCCATCACCATGCTCGCTCGCATGGCGTTCTGGTTCGGCGGCGGCGACGACGAGCGTCGTGGCAGTCCCATCGCTGCCATTGCCATGATGATCCTCGCGCCGTTCGCGGCCATGCTCATCCAGTTGGCGATCTCGCGCTCGCGTGAGTACGGCGCCGACGAAACCGGCGCGCACTTCACCGGCAATCCGCACGCGCTCGCCAGCGCGCTGCAGAAACTCGAACAGTGGTCGCAGCGCGTCCCCATGGCGGCCTCGCCCAGCACCGCGCACCTGTACATCATCAAGCCGCTGCTCGGCATGAACTTCGGCAACCTGTTCTCCACGCATCCGCCAACCTCGGAGCGCATCGCTCGGCTGACCGGGATGGAAGCGGGACAGGCTTTCAAGTACTGA